The stretch of DNA ACGGCGTTCGCAGGTCGGGCGCGGTTCGCATCACGCGCAGCGCAGCGACAACCGGAGACGAGCGACACGATGGGTTCGGCGACACTTCAGCACGACGTAGAGCAGATCGTACGCGGCGACCACCGCGATCCCTTCCGGGTGCTGGGCCTGCACCGCGTCTCCATCGGCGGCGAGATACGGCTGGTGGCGCGCGCGTTCATCCCCGGCGTGGAGAGCGCCGCCGTGGTGGACGCGGCCGGCGGCGCCGTCACGCCCATGGAGCGCATCCACCCGGAAGGCTTCTTCGAGGCCGTCTTCCCCCGCGGGGCGGAGTCGTTCCCGTACCGCCTGCGCACCGAGACGGCGGACGGGCAGGTCGCGGAGGAGGCCGACGCGTACGCGTTCCCGTCCACCGTGAGCGAGTTCGACCTCTACCTCATCGGTGAGGGCACGCACCTGCGGCTGTACGACGTGCTGGGCGCGCATCCGTGCGAGATGGACGGCGTGGCGGGCGTGCGCTTCGCCGTGTGGGCGCCCGCCGCGGACCGCGTGAGCGTGGTGGGCGACTTCGATGCGTGGGACGGGCGGCGCTTCCCCATGCGGCTGCACCCCGGCGCGGGCGTGTGGGAGATCTTCATCCCCGGCATGGAGGCCGGCACCGTCTACAAGTACGAGATACAGACGGGCCACGCCGGCACCTTCCTCAAGGCCGACCCCGTCGCCTTCCAGGCCGAGCACCGCCCCGCCACCGGCTCCGTCGTGGCCGAGATCAATGGCTACGAGTGGGGCGACGACACGTGGATGGCCCGCCGCGCCGAGGCGAAGGAGGAGTGCGGCGCCTTCGCCGTGTACGAGGTGCACCTGGGCTCGTGGCGCCGCGTGCCGGAAGAGGAGGACCGGCCGCTCACCTACCGCGAGCTGGCCCACCAGCTGGCCGACTACGTGAGCGAGATGGGCTTCACGCACGTGGAGCTGCTGCCGGTGATGGAGCACCCGTACGATCCGTCGTGGGGCTACCAGGTCACCGGCTACTACGCGCCCACGTCGCGCCACGGCGGCCCCAAGGACTTCAAGTACCTGGTGGACCACCTGCACCGCCGCGGCATCGGGGTGATCCTGGACTGGGTGCCGGCGCACTTCCCCAAGGACGCACACGCGCTGCGGCGGTTCGACGGCACGGCGCTGTACGAGCACGCCGACCCGCGCCAGGGCGAGCACCCGGACTGGGGCACGCTCATCTTCAACTTCGGGCGCAACGAGGTCCGCAACTTCCTCATCGCCAACGCACTGTTCTGGCTCGACGAGTACCACGTGGACGGGCTGCGGGTAGATGCGGTGGCGTCCATGCTGTACCTGGACTACTCGCGCCAGCCGGGGCAGTGGGTGCCCAACCGCCACGGCGGGCGCGAGAACCTGGAGGCCATCGCCTTCCTGCAGGAGCTGAACGGCCTGGTGCGCGAGCGCCTACCCGGCGCGCTGATGATCGCCGAGGAGTCGACCGCCTGGCCGGGCGTCACGCAGCCGCCGCACCTGGGCGGGCTGGGCTTCCACCTCAAGTGGAACATGGGGTGGATGAACGACTTCCTGCGCTTCGTGGAAGAGCAGCCCATCTACCGGAAGTATCACTTCAACCTGCTCACCTTCTCGCTGATGTACGCCTTCAGCGAGCGCTTCGTGCTGCCTTTCTCGCACGACGAGGTGGTGCACCTGAAGGGCTCGCTGCTCGCCAAGATGCCGGGCGACGACTGGCAGAAGTTCGCCAACCTGCGCCTGGCGCTGGGCGTCATGTGGGGCCACCCCGGCAAGAAGCTGCTGTTCATGGGCGGCGAGATCGGGCAGTGGAGCGAGTGGAGCGAGTCGCGCTCGCTGGACTGGCACCTGCTGGGCGGGCCGCTGCACGCCGGCATACAGCGCTTCGTGCGCGACCTCAACGCGCTCTACGGAGCCGAGCCCGCGTTCTGGGAAGTCGACTTCTCGCACGAGGGGTTCGAGTGGATCGACTTCCGCGACGTGGAGCAGAGCATCGTCTCGTTCCTGCGGCGCGGCAAGCGGCCGGGCGACGAGCTGCTCTTCGTCTGCAACTTCACGCCGGTGCCGCGCCACGCCTACCGCGTGGGCGTGCCCGCCGAGGGCGAGTACCGCGAGCTGCTGAACAGCGACGCGGAGCTGTACGGCGGCAGCAACCTGGGCAACGCAGGCGGCGTCGCGTCCGAGCCCGTGCCGGCCCAGTCGCGTCCGCACTCCATCTCGCTCACCCTGCCCCCGCTCGGCATCCTCGTCCTCAAGCGCGAGCCGAGCGGCGAAGGCTGACGTTCGGGAGACGCGGATCGTGGCTCGGGCGAGCTGGATCGTGGATCGAGAGATGTGAAGCGGCGGACGGGAGATGGAAGGCGTCGCATCTGCCGATTCGACCTGGTGCCGGGCGGAGTGCCAGGCATCCGCGGTGCTTCGGCCGATGCGAGCCGCGCATGGGGACGGAGCCAATGCATCCTCGGTCTCGAGGTTCGGTCGACGATCGCGGATGAGCGGAGGAGACCGCAGATGTCGTTGCGTCACACCTATTTGTGCGGAGTTCCGTATGCGGTGGGACGCGGGGGCGGCGTCCGACACGGCGGAGAGGTGCGTTCCGCTGGGCTGTGCTGCGCCGATTCTTGCGTGGCCGGGGCGGTTTGAGGGTCGGCCCGCAACGGGCATGAACCAGCCTTTCCGGGGGTCGCGCGTGGCAGTGCAGACCGTCCTCCTCGTGGAGGACAACGAAGACAACCGCATGATCTACTCGACGGCGCTTCGCCACTTCGGGTTCGCGGTGGTGGAGGCGTTCGACGGCGAGCAGGGCATCGAGCTGGCGCAGGAGCACAACCCGGCGGTGATCCTGATGGACGTGACCATGCCGGGGATCGACGGGTGGGAGGCCACGCGGCGCATCAAGGCCATTCCGCAGACGGCGCACATCCCCGTGATCGCGCTCACCGCCCGCGCCTTCGGCGAGGACCGCCGCACCGCCGCCGAGGCGGGCTGCGACGGCTTCCTCACCAAGCCCATCGCCCCGCGCGAGGTGGTGGACGCCGTCCGCAAGGCGCTGGGCCAGCCCGCCACCTGACCCTGCGCGTGCACGCCGCCTGGGCGTCGCGTGCCCGCGGGTGAGCCCGCGCGAGAGGTCGTGGGCCCCGCGCAACGGAGAAACCAGTCCAGACACGTCACGGGAGGATACATGGCGAAAGCCACGTCCGGCTCGGAGAAGCCGGCGAAGAAGACCAGGGCTACGGTCGCGACGCCGGCTGGCGACACAGCGGAGAAAGAGCCGGCCGCGTCGAAGCAGCCGACCCGATCGGCAACCGCGAAGAAGACGGCCGCCGCCACGAAGAAGCCCGCCGGTTCCGCCACGCCCGTGAAGGCGCCGGCGCGTGGGAAAGCGGCTGCCGGCACGGGTGCGTCGGACACGCCCTCCGCCGGAGCTTCGGCGAAGGCCGGGAAGAGCGCGAACGCATCCGCCGGCTCGGCGCCCTCCAAGACGGCGAAGGCGTCCGGCGGCGCGGCGGCGAAGAAGACGGCCGCGGAGACGCCCGGCCGGGCGAAGAGTGGCGGAGAGGCGAAGGCGGAGGGCG from Longimicrobiaceae bacterium encodes:
- the glgB gene encoding 1,4-alpha-glucan branching protein GlgB; amino-acid sequence: MGSATLQHDVEQIVRGDHRDPFRVLGLHRVSIGGEIRLVARAFIPGVESAAVVDAAGGAVTPMERIHPEGFFEAVFPRGAESFPYRLRTETADGQVAEEADAYAFPSTVSEFDLYLIGEGTHLRLYDVLGAHPCEMDGVAGVRFAVWAPAADRVSVVGDFDAWDGRRFPMRLHPGAGVWEIFIPGMEAGTVYKYEIQTGHAGTFLKADPVAFQAEHRPATGSVVAEINGYEWGDDTWMARRAEAKEECGAFAVYEVHLGSWRRVPEEEDRPLTYRELAHQLADYVSEMGFTHVELLPVMEHPYDPSWGYQVTGYYAPTSRHGGPKDFKYLVDHLHRRGIGVILDWVPAHFPKDAHALRRFDGTALYEHADPRQGEHPDWGTLIFNFGRNEVRNFLIANALFWLDEYHVDGLRVDAVASMLYLDYSRQPGQWVPNRHGGRENLEAIAFLQELNGLVRERLPGALMIAEESTAWPGVTQPPHLGGLGFHLKWNMGWMNDFLRFVEEQPIYRKYHFNLLTFSLMYAFSERFVLPFSHDEVVHLKGSLLAKMPGDDWQKFANLRLALGVMWGHPGKKLLFMGGEIGQWSEWSESRSLDWHLLGGPLHAGIQRFVRDLNALYGAEPAFWEVDFSHEGFEWIDFRDVEQSIVSFLRRGKRPGDELLFVCNFTPVPRHAYRVGVPAEGEYRELLNSDAELYGGSNLGNAGGVASEPVPAQSRPHSISLTLPPLGILVLKREPSGEG
- a CDS encoding response regulator, with product MNQPFRGSRVAVQTVLLVEDNEDNRMIYSTALRHFGFAVVEAFDGEQGIELAQEHNPAVILMDVTMPGIDGWEATRRIKAIPQTAHIPVIALTARAFGEDRRTAAEAGCDGFLTKPIAPREVVDAVRKALGQPAT